The following are from one region of the bacterium genome:
- a CDS encoding zinc ribbon domain-containing protein produces MPIYEYAHKGEKGPECTDNFLLEQSIKDDRLEKCPLCGHPVERLIFPVGIATPKTNTELKNLGFTKLVKRDDGVYENVTQGDGEKRYMQRGDASSLPNLTNKISD; encoded by the coding sequence ATGCCGATCTATGAGTATGCGCACAAGGGCGAGAAGGGCCCGGAATGCACGGACAATTTCCTGTTGGAGCAGTCGATCAAGGATGATCGGCTGGAGAAGTGCCCGTTGTGCGGCCATCCGGTCGAGCGGCTGATCTTTCCGGTGGGGATCGCGACGCCAAAGACGAATACGGAGCTGAAGAACCTGGGGTTCACGAAGCTGGTGAAGCGCGATGACGGGGTGTACGAGAATGTGACCCAGGGGGATGGCGAAAAACGCTACATGCAGCGCGGGGATGCGTCGTCTCTGCCCAATCTGACGAACAAGATCAGCGATTAG
- a CDS encoding CHAT domain-containing protein — protein MKTTRKTLLAIGAALLSTAASGRDPAPYLRLLTSDPSADYSPTVSQDGKHLVFVSERDGGQELYTTRLDAEFPDQPTAIAPSAASDSQPALSPNGKWLAWTSTREDAFGDVMVMAFPNGEPRALSERGIRDDSPQWVQRSGKLALRFRSTPLNGEPEWHEVAARRWDDVRPSEARMEMPDFPYGATMAAEPVDEEGPWLLFADDTNGDGVFGDGDRPSAWRFDARDGSWQQLTPPLEGLDAPRLSDGELVFGVNLRGNLDVALVTQPFAVAGISSARAGMEQATDAWGADPFDPYTPVALCRQGALHEAGSEVAGEAIAEALDVLREANRPEQGLAMLDWSSANGVVASPLDAELLFRRIVLTAAAQRRAGALRAETRAAQASASRELEELAKANASDAALHSHLLLEAARLALHAEDSARAIELALEAEQATDAPHRVRAEAALFRAKTYESLNLPDQVVAAYEMVLMEFSDVSDVVEKAALQLTDIAAKNPPEGASAYASVRRSADLVPDSPTLQAAAFYRSGLLLADAGNSGQAKDAWGEAIAMEEQAPRLAARSSFALAELLAREGKYIESIDTYESVEENTRAQFFPGAPAFYEQAREGLVREYLNKGNFELRVGDAALAANTFRELIDRRPELVEAWRGYLDARYRSGTLDKALLKEYKTAAKAEPRNALVQYRYGLALTYFLPIEKEAVRRLKAAIVLDGSVPYYHQTLGFVDEHYGRTRDDRGFTADALVEYQRALALVDPAARPTDYARLLMNVGNAAMGLDNYSRAAESYRRRIQTGEPFGDERTEFLMYRSYGMALFRTAKPREAAAAFQSAMDVIPAMVNYDMVTNERGYELETELLDRQALAFMEAGAHDRAAQQFARVADRHEANSLSRVRALRNRGFVLHRQALGALGFEREQLLREAEEAIRGSMALATSSKLVDDREPAGGGGLFSIEKTVAASEEGGARQGFAPDEEVRLLQSALAKILQDRGRTDEAIDALRAELNVQPKLDEGNTTYYLTIRLVTLDRLASELIRAGRPEEAAEALIEAIDVARFSVGDEVQTNGNGLSVVLARLTELALAGDDVPFSEGDLEGTWLLENKSGDGDVLAALDRALTVALELRTTDGAEHVLSPPLQRVRLLLARALVAERRAETADSNGLDLIRAATERMRLEGLARRVAEMPSQSAEGGEVKRLGIMARGLLIRSALQRGDNDEAQAELDDALEFATTSGFASWRWWLEAQVALIADDSDAAERALVEMEGLQPGTMIEPERIPWALLEHCEDLTIRPLAESGDWETAWEETARWRCVRLRLAFDRAVPQIRVESSDELAWLKETIRLRERLRAAIETLQSQPAGAETKAARAAMETAADELSLHIDAGRANGATGLGLIAPEPLPVADAAIFLEEGLPLPAPAALVLSTRFGTVAWTMDGMHAIASDSDREALARNAGVWFVMGDPIAFDGATVINMPTVESTYLAIENLWLDLDAEAIRFPKSDNASAEDLLQTMKNDLQFASSVMIAEPLHVEGPNPLGWQIGNTPMPLGRLLESLPPPSDIRADLDASGTIDAATRRAQEVALAAAFSFVGAGEAQIDGHRWVGANFSPNDLSDYAEAEIDSLFGLVAGRYRRGELARAVVPAQQLLQLLRVMNKPTGQVMQAGFMLAQIQGDLGRDVEAARTAEELVGIAREADNAEFLIETLKSFGNYANSARRFDDSHAAYAEAADLQGAAGNVAEQLKLVASSGVALENGGRYPEALEAFHRALELAESQNDAALQIAQWQRIGRIYLLRQNRYEEAGDAFAQALEIARESGDVESEIAATLDLARVDERLARYDSAVERAEAMEQRALELDLPLQETDAILLRAFVEWARASYLDAFRAERQGLELARQLNDRPFQIIAHNTAGLTHWSLNDTRQAITEFENALDLADQGLFRSEVASSHNNLGLVKRSMEQFDEALEDFRAALKIDREEGNRWGIAYAQKNIGITHIQSGQPDKAISPLGEAISLSEEIGDRTNNTKSLVAMGDAHRDLNENIKARVAYTTALDQARDIPLPEMEWRALYGLAVLDRRAGNLQSTRENLAAAISVVEGLRARIKVEEFQDGFLLDKQQLYDEMIALLLDQGEVREAFNYSERSRGRNFIDLLGNRRIDFASAEDRDAMQRDRRLRLQVESLQRRLSSAPEDQRDELRAELDEAKQEYSNFLVEIRASNPQLSTFVEVQPVDVAEIQSLLDPDTRLVVYHVLPEELVAWVIGPASFNVVRTPVSRDELAVRIEGLRDRLQEFAPVDGELATLSAWLMTPIAGLIEPAARVGIVPHRELHLLPFAAIRLDGTPLIEHVSLFHAPSASVLRYTFGRRGQIAGNLRVLAVGNPRFERAEMNLPFAEKEVERISWTFPDAEVVKGEEATESWVVDHIGDYGIIHLATHGQYDPKLPLLSGIQLATDQHTDGELTAREVFGLSLRADLVALSACQTGLGRISSGDEVVGLNRAFVYAGTRQILSSLWRVDDVSTAVMVKHFYRNVRTMNRAEALRNAQLEVRTRYPHPAHWSGLFLTGDWQ, from the coding sequence ATGAAAACGACTCGGAAAACACTTCTGGCGATCGGAGCGGCGTTGCTCTCGACGGCGGCCAGTGGGCGCGATCCGGCGCCTTACTTGCGCTTGCTGACATCCGATCCTTCCGCGGACTACTCGCCGACGGTTTCTCAAGACGGCAAGCACCTCGTGTTTGTTTCAGAGCGCGATGGAGGCCAGGAACTCTACACGACACGGTTGGATGCGGAGTTCCCCGATCAACCAACGGCGATTGCGCCCAGCGCGGCGTCGGATTCGCAACCTGCACTGTCGCCCAATGGGAAGTGGCTCGCCTGGACATCGACGCGCGAGGATGCGTTTGGCGACGTGATGGTGATGGCATTCCCGAATGGCGAGCCACGGGCGCTTTCCGAGCGAGGCATTCGCGACGATTCACCGCAGTGGGTGCAGCGCAGTGGCAAACTAGCTCTTCGTTTTCGCTCCACGCCATTGAACGGCGAGCCCGAGTGGCATGAAGTCGCCGCGCGGCGCTGGGATGACGTGCGCCCGTCGGAGGCGCGGATGGAGATGCCAGATTTTCCATACGGCGCGACGATGGCGGCAGAGCCTGTGGATGAAGAGGGGCCGTGGTTGCTTTTTGCAGACGATACAAATGGGGATGGAGTCTTCGGCGATGGTGATCGCCCCAGCGCGTGGCGATTCGATGCACGCGATGGATCGTGGCAACAATTGACACCTCCGCTGGAGGGATTGGATGCGCCACGGCTCTCTGATGGGGAACTTGTTTTCGGCGTGAACCTGCGCGGGAATCTGGATGTTGCGTTGGTGACGCAGCCGTTTGCGGTTGCCGGGATTTCTTCGGCGCGGGCGGGGATGGAGCAGGCGACCGATGCGTGGGGTGCCGATCCGTTCGATCCGTACACGCCGGTTGCGCTTTGCCGGCAAGGAGCTCTGCACGAGGCGGGCTCTGAAGTAGCCGGTGAGGCAATCGCGGAGGCGTTGGACGTCTTGCGCGAAGCCAATCGGCCCGAGCAGGGACTGGCGATGCTCGACTGGTCGTCGGCGAATGGCGTGGTGGCTTCGCCGCTGGATGCGGAGCTACTGTTTCGGCGTATCGTGTTGACGGCGGCTGCGCAGCGACGCGCCGGGGCGCTGCGTGCTGAAACGCGTGCGGCGCAGGCGAGTGCTTCGCGTGAATTGGAAGAGTTGGCGAAGGCAAATGCGAGCGATGCCGCGTTGCATTCCCACTTGCTGTTGGAAGCCGCACGGCTGGCGTTGCATGCGGAAGATTCTGCGCGGGCGATTGAGTTGGCCCTAGAAGCAGAGCAGGCGACCGATGCGCCGCATCGTGTGCGCGCGGAGGCGGCGCTGTTTCGCGCAAAGACGTATGAGTCGTTAAACCTGCCGGACCAGGTGGTGGCGGCTTACGAGATGGTGTTGATGGAATTCAGCGATGTATCGGACGTTGTGGAGAAGGCGGCGCTGCAACTGACGGATATCGCGGCAAAGAATCCGCCTGAGGGCGCGTCGGCTTATGCGTCGGTTCGCCGTTCGGCAGATCTCGTGCCGGATTCACCGACGCTGCAGGCCGCGGCGTTCTATCGTTCGGGACTCTTGTTGGCTGATGCGGGCAATTCCGGTCAGGCAAAGGACGCGTGGGGCGAGGCGATCGCGATGGAGGAACAGGCTCCACGGCTGGCGGCGCGTTCGTCGTTCGCACTGGCGGAGCTCCTCGCGCGCGAGGGCAAGTACATTGAGTCGATCGACACGTACGAGTCGGTTGAAGAAAATACGCGTGCGCAGTTCTTCCCGGGCGCTCCGGCGTTTTATGAACAGGCGCGCGAAGGTCTCGTTCGCGAGTATCTGAACAAGGGCAATTTCGAATTGCGAGTGGGCGATGCGGCGCTTGCGGCGAATACGTTCCGCGAGTTGATCGATCGGCGTCCGGAGCTTGTCGAGGCGTGGCGGGGTTACCTCGACGCGCGCTATCGTAGCGGGACGTTGGATAAGGCGTTGCTGAAGGAATACAAGACCGCGGCAAAGGCTGAACCGCGCAATGCGCTGGTACAGTATCGGTACGGCCTGGCGCTGACGTATTTCCTGCCGATCGAGAAGGAAGCGGTGCGACGTTTGAAAGCGGCGATCGTGCTCGACGGTTCGGTTCCGTATTATCACCAGACGCTCGGCTTTGTTGATGAGCATTACGGCCGGACGCGCGACGATCGCGGTTTCACTGCGGATGCGCTTGTGGAGTACCAGCGTGCGTTGGCATTGGTGGATCCGGCGGCGCGGCCGACCGACTATGCGCGGCTGCTGATGAATGTCGGCAATGCGGCGATGGGGTTGGATAATTACTCGCGCGCGGCGGAATCGTACCGTCGACGCATTCAGACGGGTGAGCCATTCGGCGACGAGCGGACCGAGTTCCTGATGTATCGTTCGTACGGCATGGCGTTGTTCCGTACGGCGAAGCCTCGGGAAGCGGCAGCGGCATTCCAGTCGGCGATGGATGTGATTCCCGCGATGGTGAACTACGACATGGTCACCAACGAGCGGGGGTATGAACTGGAGACGGAGTTGCTCGATCGCCAAGCGTTGGCGTTTATGGAAGCCGGCGCACACGACCGGGCGGCTCAGCAGTTTGCGCGCGTTGCGGACCGGCACGAGGCGAATTCGTTGTCGCGCGTGCGGGCGTTGCGGAATCGCGGATTTGTGCTGCATCGCCAGGCGCTTGGTGCACTTGGCTTTGAGAGGGAGCAGTTGCTGCGCGAGGCGGAGGAGGCCATTCGCGGTTCGATGGCACTGGCGACGAGTTCCAAGCTGGTTGATGACCGCGAACCGGCCGGAGGCGGCGGGTTGTTCTCGATCGAGAAGACCGTTGCAGCGTCGGAAGAAGGCGGAGCGCGGCAGGGGTTCGCGCCGGACGAGGAAGTGCGACTGCTGCAATCGGCGCTGGCGAAAATCCTGCAGGATCGAGGCCGGACGGATGAGGCGATCGATGCGTTGCGGGCGGAACTGAACGTGCAGCCGAAGCTGGACGAGGGCAACACGACGTACTATCTGACGATTCGGCTCGTGACATTGGATCGGCTTGCTTCGGAGTTGATCCGTGCGGGCCGTCCAGAGGAAGCGGCGGAGGCGTTGATCGAGGCGATCGATGTGGCGCGATTCTCTGTCGGCGATGAAGTGCAAACGAATGGCAATGGCCTTTCGGTTGTACTGGCGCGATTGACGGAACTGGCACTGGCGGGCGACGACGTTCCGTTTAGCGAGGGCGACCTTGAGGGCACCTGGTTGCTGGAAAACAAAAGTGGGGACGGAGATGTTTTGGCGGCGTTGGATCGAGCGCTGACGGTGGCATTGGAGCTCCGCACGACTGATGGCGCGGAGCACGTGCTTTCTCCGCCGCTGCAGCGAGTTCGCCTGTTGCTGGCGCGGGCGCTTGTTGCCGAGCGAAGAGCGGAAACAGCAGATAGTAATGGATTGGATCTGATCCGAGCGGCGACTGAACGGATGCGTTTGGAAGGCTTGGCACGCCGCGTGGCAGAGATGCCAAGTCAGAGTGCCGAGGGCGGGGAAGTGAAGCGGCTTGGAATTATGGCGCGCGGCCTGTTGATTCGGAGTGCCCTGCAACGTGGAGACAACGACGAAGCGCAGGCGGAGTTGGACGATGCCTTGGAGTTCGCGACGACATCCGGATTCGCTTCATGGCGTTGGTGGCTGGAGGCGCAGGTCGCGTTGATTGCCGACGACTCGGATGCGGCGGAGCGTGCGTTGGTAGAAATGGAAGGCCTGCAGCCCGGGACGATGATCGAGCCGGAGCGCATCCCGTGGGCACTGCTGGAGCACTGCGAAGATCTGACGATCCGGCCGCTGGCGGAATCGGGCGACTGGGAAACAGCGTGGGAAGAGACGGCGCGTTGGCGCTGCGTTCGGTTGCGGCTGGCGTTTGACCGCGCCGTGCCGCAGATTCGCGTGGAGTCGTCGGATGAATTGGCTTGGCTGAAGGAGACAATTCGTTTGCGCGAGCGTTTGCGTGCGGCGATCGAGACATTGCAGTCGCAGCCGGCCGGTGCGGAGACGAAAGCTGCCCGCGCAGCGATGGAGACAGCCGCCGATGAACTGAGTTTACACATAGATGCGGGCCGAGCGAACGGCGCAACGGGGCTTGGGTTGATTGCACCGGAGCCGTTGCCGGTTGCCGATGCGGCGATCTTCCTCGAGGAAGGTCTGCCTCTGCCGGCGCCCGCGGCGCTTGTGCTGTCGACGCGATTCGGGACGGTCGCGTGGACCATGGATGGGATGCATGCTATTGCGTCCGATTCGGATCGGGAAGCGCTGGCCCGGAATGCGGGTGTGTGGTTTGTGATGGGCGACCCGATCGCGTTTGATGGCGCGACGGTCATTAACATGCCGACTGTCGAGTCGACTTACCTTGCGATTGAGAATCTGTGGCTGGATCTCGATGCTGAGGCGATTCGTTTCCCGAAGTCGGACAATGCATCGGCAGAGGATCTTCTGCAGACGATGAAGAACGACCTGCAGTTCGCATCGAGCGTGATGATTGCGGAGCCGCTGCATGTCGAGGGGCCGAACCCGCTGGGATGGCAGATCGGCAATACGCCGATGCCGCTGGGGCGCTTGCTGGAATCGTTGCCGCCTCCGTCGGACATCCGGGCGGACCTGGATGCAAGTGGGACGATTGATGCAGCGACGCGTCGGGCGCAGGAAGTTGCCCTGGCGGCGGCGTTCTCGTTTGTCGGTGCGGGCGAAGCGCAGATCGATGGCCATCGTTGGGTGGGGGCGAATTTCTCGCCGAACGACTTGTCGGATTACGCCGAAGCGGAAATCGATTCGTTGTTCGGGCTGGTTGCCGGGCGTTATCGTCGCGGCGAACTGGCTCGGGCCGTGGTTCCGGCACAGCAGCTTCTGCAGTTGCTGCGCGTGATGAATAAACCGACCGGACAAGTTATGCAGGCGGGATTCATGCTGGCGCAGATTCAGGGCGATCTGGGTCGTGATGTGGAGGCCGCGCGCACAGCGGAGGAGCTTGTCGGCATCGCGCGAGAAGCAGATAATGCCGAGTTCCTGATCGAGACATTGAAGTCCTTTGGCAACTACGCGAATTCCGCGCGGCGGTTCGACGATTCCCATGCGGCCTACGCGGAAGCTGCGGATCTGCAGGGCGCGGCGGGGAACGTAGCGGAGCAGTTGAAGCTGGTCGCTTCGTCGGGCGTTGCATTGGAGAATGGCGGCCGCTATCCGGAAGCGCTGGAGGCGTTCCACCGTGCCCTGGAATTGGCGGAATCGCAGAACGATGCGGCGCTTCAAATTGCACAGTGGCAGCGCATCGGGCGGATCTACTTGCTGCGCCAGAATCGTTACGAGGAAGCGGGCGATGCGTTTGCGCAGGCGCTGGAGATTGCGCGCGAGTCTGGCGATGTGGAGTCGGAAATCGCGGCGACGCTTGATCTGGCGCGCGTCGATGAGCGGCTTGCGCGTTACGATTCGGCGGTTGAGCGAGCGGAAGCGATGGAGCAGCGCGCGCTGGAGTTGGATTTGCCGTTGCAGGAAACGGACGCGATTCTGCTGCGCGCGTTTGTTGAATGGGCGCGGGCTTCGTATCTCGATGCGTTCCGTGCTGAGCGCCAGGGGTTGGAACTGGCGCGTCAACTGAACGATCGACCGTTCCAGATTATTGCACACAACACGGCAGGGCTGACGCATTGGTCGCTGAACGATACAAGGCAGGCGATCACCGAGTTTGAGAATGCGCTGGATCTTGCGGACCAGGGCCTGTTCCGCAGCGAGGTCGCGAGCAGTCACAACAACCTTGGACTCGTGAAGCGTTCGATGGAGCAGTTCGACGAAGCGCTGGAGGACTTCAGGGCTGCGCTGAAGATCGATCGCGAAGAAGGGAATCGTTGGGGCATTGCGTACGCTCAGAAGAACATTGGCATCACGCACATTCAAAGTGGGCAGCCGGACAAAGCGATCTCTCCTTTGGGAGAGGCGATTTCGTTGTCCGAGGAGATCGGCGATCGGACGAACAACACGAAATCACTCGTCGCGATGGGCGACGCGCATCGTGATTTGAACGAAAACATTAAGGCGCGCGTGGCCTACACGACGGCGCTCGATCAGGCGCGGGACATTCCGCTGCCGGAAATGGAATGGCGAGCGCTCTATGGGCTGGCCGTCCTGGATCGGCGTGCGGGGAATCTGCAGTCGACGCGGGAGAACCTGGCGGCGGCGATCAGTGTCGTCGAGGGACTGCGCGCGCGGATCAAGGTGGAGGAGTTCCAGGACGGGTTCCTCCTCGACAAGCAGCAATTGTACGACGAGATGATCGCGCTTCTGCTCGATCAGGGCGAAGTGCGCGAGGCGTTCAATTACTCTGAACGTTCACGCGGGCGTAACTTCATCGATCTGCTGGGCAACCGACGGATCGACTTTGCGTCGGCCGAGGATCGCGATGCGATGCAACGCGATCGTCGCCTCCGCCTGCAGGTCGAATCGCTGCAGCGGCGGCTCTCTTCTGCGCCGGAGGACCAGCGGGATGAGCTGCGTGCGGAACTCGATGAAGCGAAGCAGGAGTATTCGAATTTCCTTGTGGAGATTCGCGCATCGAATCCGCAGCTCTCGACATTCGTCGAGGTGCAGCCGGTGGATGTGGCCGAGATTCAGTCGCTACTGGATCCAGACACGCGGCTGGTTGTCTATCACGTGTTGCCGGAGGAGTTGGTTGCGTGGGTGATCGGTCCGGCGAGTTTCAACGTGGTTCGCACGCCGGTGTCACGGGACGAGTTGGCCGTGCGAATCGAGGGGTTGCGGGATCGGCTGCAGGAGTTCGCGCCGGTCGACGGGGAGTTGGCGACGTTGTCGGCGTGGTTGATGACTCCGATTGCCGGCTTGATCGAACCGGCAGCGCGGGTTGGTATCGTGCCACATCGTGAGTTGCATCTGCTGCCGTTCGCGGCCATCCGACTGGACGGTACACCTTTGATCGAACACGTTTCGTTGTTCCATGCGCCGAGTGCGAGTGTGTTACGTTACACGTTTGGACGACGCGGACAGATCGCCGGGAACTTGCGGGTATTGGCCGTGGGGAATCCACGGTTCGAGCGTGCGGAGATGAACCTGCCGTTTGCGGAGAAGGAAGTGGAGCGCATTTCTTGGACGTTCCCCGATGCAGAGGTTGTGAAGGGCGAGGAGGCGACCGAGTCGTGGGTTGTGGATCACATCGGAGATTACGGGATTATTCACCTCGCAACGCACGGCCAGTACGATCCGAAGCTGCCATTGCTTTCCGGAATTCAATTGGCAACGGACCAGCATACGGACGGAGAGCTTACAGCTCGCGAGGTGTTTGGGCTCAGTCTTCGTGCAGACCTCGTGGCGTTATCTGCCTGCCAGACAGGCCTTGGTCGGATCAGCAGCGGCGACGAAGTTGTGGGTTTGAATCGCGCGTTTGTGTATGCGGGAACGCGGCAGATTCTCTCGAGTCTTTGGCGGGTGGACGATGTGTCCACGGCAGTGATGGTGAAGCACTTCTACAGAAATGTACGAACAATGAATCGTGCGGAAGCACTTAGGAACGCGCAGTTGGAAGTGCGAACTCGTTATCCTCATCCTGCTCATTGGTCAGGGCTGTTTCTGACCGGCGATTGGCAGTAG
- a CDS encoding helix-turn-helix domain-containing protein, producing MNFFSSALRKGMEERRFNQAQLAEFLKVDPAYVSRWLKGAHPRIDQMSRVLTALGWDLDRAHPDYDPVADALTRVSQDPTGVDSGAVKEAAADYGAPASLKRVLEKASRRAADAKSGVIFAGRVDASNGSVKFEEFELPVPNFLSPAFSTMLTDKEDIVLFLLEGSGLAPHFQDGTWLFAQQVNSISELKTGDDVMFKTGAKGKNCDLRRFVRMTNASSGRTEVIVGAPLTMHGSYLTCKVREAKCPYKIVGTFRQRD from the coding sequence ATGAATTTCTTCTCCAGTGCGCTCCGCAAAGGTATGGAGGAACGTCGCTTCAACCAGGCGCAGTTGGCTGAGTTTCTGAAAGTCGACCCCGCTTACGTGTCCCGTTGGTTGAAGGGCGCCCATCCGCGTATCGATCAAATGTCGCGCGTGTTGACAGCTCTCGGTTGGGACCTGGATCGCGCACATCCGGATTACGATCCCGTCGCCGATGCACTGACGCGCGTGAGCCAAGATCCCACCGGCGTCGATTCCGGCGCTGTCAAAGAGGCCGCTGCCGATTACGGCGCTCCCGCTTCACTGAAACGAGTCTTGGAGAAGGCTTCTCGTCGCGCCGCCGATGCCAAGTCCGGCGTTATCTTCGCGGGTCGTGTCGATGCATCCAACGGCTCTGTGAAGTTCGAAGAGTTTGAACTTCCTGTCCCGAATTTCCTGTCGCCGGCTTTTTCGACCATGCTGACGGACAAGGAAGACATCGTGTTGTTCCTGCTCGAGGGCAGCGGGCTGGCGCCTCACTTCCAGGATGGAACTTGGCTTTTTGCCCAACAGGTGAACAGCATTTCCGAACTGAAGACTGGCGACGATGTGATGTTCAAGACCGGTGCGAAGGGCAAGAATTGCGATCTTCGCCGCTTCGTCCGCATGACCAATGCGTCCAGTGGCCGCACGGAAGTGATCGTGGGTGCGCCGCTGACAATGCACGGTTCCTATCTGACGTGCAAAGTGCGCGAGGCCAAGTGCCCCTACAAGATCGTGGGGACTTTCCGCCAGCGCGACTGA
- a CDS encoding DUF3891 family protein — MIIRTVGNEVFVTAQTVHAKASGELAARLRPEFFDPDTRAEAIHATTHHDDGWREWEQNPDRHPDGTPRNFTELETPSHVAIWRRGVKEAVEQMHPAAAALIARHAARIIEGKGENKDFIGEALETSVHKAWPTLDPAEHTRRLETNYAVLATCDVLTLMVCASWPDHELELFNSGGTHKVAVPAHRDGDWDLRLEFWPFEDDDIEIGIPMIRVDAPANWDTVLADVAADRWNWTQPVRLRPA, encoded by the coding sequence ATGATCATCCGGACGGTAGGAAACGAAGTATTCGTCACGGCGCAGACCGTCCACGCCAAGGCCAGCGGGGAGCTCGCCGCGCGGCTGCGTCCCGAATTCTTCGATCCTGACACCCGTGCCGAAGCCATCCACGCCACAACGCACCACGATGACGGATGGCGCGAATGGGAGCAGAACCCCGACCGCCATCCCGACGGAACGCCACGCAACTTCACCGAGCTCGAAACCCCCTCGCACGTTGCCATCTGGCGCCGTGGCGTAAAGGAAGCCGTCGAGCAGATGCACCCGGCTGCCGCCGCCCTGATCGCCCGCCACGCCGCCCGGATCATCGAAGGCAAAGGCGAGAACAAGGACTTCATCGGCGAAGCCCTCGAAACCTCGGTTCACAAGGCCTGGCCTACCCTCGACCCCGCTGAACACACCCGCCGTCTCGAGACAAACTACGCCGTCCTCGCCACCTGCGATGTCCTGACGCTGATGGTCTGCGCCTCCTGGCCGGATCACGAGCTGGAGCTCTTCAACTCCGGCGGAACCCACAAAGTCGCTGTCCCGGCTCATCGAGACGGTGACTGGGATCTCCGCCTCGAGTTCTGGCCGTTCGAGGACGACGACATCGAAATCGGCATCCCGATGATCCGAGTCGATGCCCCGGCTAACTGGGATACCGTCCTTGCCGATGTCGCTGCCGACCGCTGGAACTGGACACAGCCCGTCCGCCTCCGCCCCGCCTGA
- a CDS encoding DUF3568 domain-containing protein, which translates to MKRLLPLSLVLVLSVFSAGCELLLIGGGIAAGAGAVAYVAGETKSLEDVEFEKARKATDKALTQLGYEIEQRDVSYEKVKAQPSDDESQNDLLGLGEDILATATFTARDADDTKVVVKLQKLSETQTRLNVRIGTFGDETQSRKILDQIRKNL; encoded by the coding sequence ATGAAACGCCTCTTACCATTGAGCCTTGTCCTCGTCCTGTCGGTCTTCTCCGCAGGATGCGAATTGCTGCTCATCGGCGGCGGAATCGCAGCCGGAGCTGGTGCAGTCGCCTACGTCGCGGGCGAAACGAAATCGCTCGAAGACGTCGAATTCGAGAAGGCACGCAAGGCCACCGACAAGGCGCTGACGCAACTGGGTTACGAAATCGAGCAGCGCGATGTCTCCTACGAGAAGGTCAAGGCCCAGCCGAGCGACGACGAAAGCCAAAACGATCTCCTCGGCCTCGGCGAAGACATTCTGGCAACCGCCACATTCACCGCCCGCGATGCCGACGACACGAAGGTCGTCGTCAAGCTGCAGAAGTTGTCGGAGACCCAGACGCGTTTGAATGTCCGCATCGGGACATTCGGCGACGAAACCCAATCGCGGAAGATTCTCGACCAGATTCGCAAGAATCTCTGA
- a CDS encoding PEGA domain-containing protein, which produces MKNGFNRLALLALVAILGATTGCVRSKVLVTSDPPRADITMNDIHLGRTPVEQPFTWYWFYDFKAEKEGYETVVSRERFRAPVYLWPGLDLLMEMMPFPVTDSKRVHLVLRPEEQRPEPEFAGGES; this is translated from the coding sequence GTGAAGAACGGATTCAATCGACTGGCGTTGCTGGCTTTGGTCGCGATTCTCGGGGCGACGACCGGCTGCGTGCGGTCTAAGGTCCTGGTGACATCGGACCCGCCTCGCGCCGATATTACGATGAATGATATCCATCTCGGCCGGACTCCCGTGGAGCAGCCCTTCACGTGGTACTGGTTCTATGATTTCAAGGCCGAGAAGGAAGGCTACGAGACAGTGGTCAGCCGGGAGCGTTTTCGGGCCCCGGTTTACCTGTGGCCGGGCCTGGATCTGCTAATGGAAATGATGCCGTTCCCGGTGACAGACTCGAAGCGCGTACACCTGGTTCTGCGGCCGGAGGAACAGAGGCCGGAGCCGGAATTCGCCGGCGGCGAGTCCTGA